In Saccharothrix violaceirubra, the following are encoded in one genomic region:
- a CDS encoding universal stress protein, with the protein MGKRPVVVGVDGTVAGVRALAWAMDQALERDVPLHVVNAWQQNTVPARERSRELVDDALVTAATGRLRHPQIIRRCLPGPAAEVLVEAARSATLLVLAAHDRPTTGLGRVSAHCVLHASVPVVVLHEETAD; encoded by the coding sequence ATGGGCAAGCGTCCGGTCGTGGTCGGTGTCGACGGAACGGTCGCCGGGGTGCGCGCGTTGGCGTGGGCGATGGACCAGGCCCTGGAGCGTGACGTTCCGCTGCACGTGGTGAACGCGTGGCAGCAGAACACGGTCCCGGCCCGGGAACGCTCCCGTGAACTGGTCGACGACGCCCTGGTCACCGCCGCCACCGGCAGGCTGCGCCACCCCCAGATCATCCGCCGCTGCCTGCCCGGCCCGGCGGCCGAGGTGCTGGTCGAGGCGGCCCGCTCGGCGACGCTGCTGGTGCTCGCCGCACACGACAGACCCACGACCGGCCTGGGCCGGGTCAGTGCGCACTGCGTGCTGCACGCTTCGGTTCCGGTCGTGGTGCTGCACGAGGAGACTGCCGACTGA
- a CDS encoding aminotransferase-like domain-containing protein produces MDDDNAEAGVIRLLRAAAHTTPPGGRLPSVRAVMGELHVSPVTVQNALRRLVAEGIVEVRPGKGTFAASTPTAVHPTPDLQWQSVALGAKPPGDEALPELLAVPRPEAVPLSGGYLDPGLQPTAALGAALARAARRPDAWARGPVEGRDDLRAWFAREAGGAFRAGDMVVCPGGQAALSTALRALTVPGDTLLVEAPTYLGAIATARAAGLRVVGVPTDADGVRPELLAAAFARTGARLFYCQPLFANPHGATLAVHRRAEVLSVLSGAGAFLLEDDYARDLAIDGTPPSPLAADDVHGHVIHLRSLTKSAAPGLRLAGIGARGAAGARLRTARVMDDFFVAGPLQEAALDVLSSPAWRRHLAALRIALRTRRDTLLAALATHLPEVVPVTVPKGGLHVWVRLPEDWDDLEVTSAAIANGVVVSPGRPWHAGDPPGPHLRLTYGAAGPEILAEGVRRLAEAAHAIRPRR; encoded by the coding sequence ATGGATGATGATAACGCCGAGGCTGGTGTTATCCGGCTGCTCCGTGCCGCAGCGCACACCACGCCGCCGGGTGGTCGGTTGCCGTCGGTGCGGGCGGTCATGGGGGAACTGCACGTGTCGCCGGTGACCGTGCAGAACGCCCTGCGCCGCCTGGTCGCGGAAGGCATCGTCGAGGTGCGGCCCGGCAAGGGGACCTTCGCCGCGTCGACCCCGACGGCCGTGCACCCGACGCCCGACCTCCAGTGGCAGTCCGTGGCGCTGGGCGCGAAGCCGCCGGGCGACGAGGCGCTGCCCGAGTTGCTCGCCGTGCCGCGCCCGGAAGCGGTGCCGCTGTCCGGCGGGTACCTGGACCCCGGCCTCCAGCCCACGGCCGCGCTCGGTGCCGCGCTGGCCCGTGCCGCCCGTCGGCCGGACGCGTGGGCGCGTGGGCCGGTCGAGGGGCGGGACGACCTGCGGGCGTGGTTCGCCCGTGAGGCCGGTGGCGCGTTCCGGGCGGGCGACATGGTGGTGTGTCCGGGTGGACAGGCGGCGCTGTCGACGGCGCTGCGGGCGTTGACCGTGCCCGGTGACACGCTGCTGGTCGAGGCGCCGACGTACCTGGGCGCGATCGCGACGGCGCGGGCGGCGGGCCTGCGCGTGGTGGGCGTGCCGACCGACGCCGACGGGGTGCGGCCGGAGCTGTTGGCCGCCGCGTTCGCGCGGACCGGGGCGCGGTTGTTCTACTGCCAGCCGCTGTTCGCGAACCCGCACGGCGCGACGCTCGCCGTCCACCGCCGGGCCGAGGTGCTGTCGGTGTTGAGCGGTGCGGGGGCGTTCCTGTTGGAGGACGACTACGCCCGCGATCTGGCCATCGACGGCACCCCGCCGTCTCCGCTCGCGGCGGACGACGTGCACGGGCACGTGATCCACCTGCGGTCGTTGACGAAGTCGGCCGCGCCGGGTCTGCGCCTGGCGGGCATCGGCGCGCGGGGCGCGGCCGGTGCACGGCTGCGCACGGCACGGGTGATGGACGACTTCTTCGTCGCCGGGCCGCTCCAGGAGGCGGCGCTGGACGTCCTGTCGTCGCCGGCCTGGCGTCGCCACCTGGCCGCGCTGCGCATCGCGTTGCGCACGCGCCGCGACACCCTGCTCGCCGCGCTGGCCACGCACCTGCCGGAGGTCGTGCCGGTGACCGTGCCCAAGGGCGGTCTGCACGTGTGGGTCCGCCTGCCCGAGGACTGGGACGACCTGGAGGTCACCTCGGCCGCGATCGCCAACGGCGTGGTCGTGTCACCGGGCCGCCCCTGGCACGCGGGCGACCCGCCCGGCCCGCACCTGCGCCTGACCTACGGCGCGGCCGGTCCCGAGATCCTGGCCGAAGGCGTGCGCCGCCTGGCCGAGGCGGCGCACGCGATCCGCCCGCGACGCTGA
- a CDS encoding DinB family protein produces the protein MTTPKEDLHNYLRVGREAILWKLDGLSEYDVRRPLTPTGTNLLGLVKHLALVESGYFGATFGRPFPREEPWMTDETELNIDMYAKADESREHIVGLYKEVWAHSDETIESLPLDAPGTVPWWAEDKRQVTLHRILSHVIAETHRHAGHADIVRELIDGFVGHRQGTDNMATHEESWWVSYREKVEQEARAAGAS, from the coding sequence ATGACGACCCCCAAGGAAGACCTGCACAACTACCTCCGAGTCGGACGCGAGGCGATCCTGTGGAAGCTCGACGGCCTGTCCGAGTACGACGTCCGCCGCCCGCTCACCCCGACCGGCACCAACCTGCTCGGTCTGGTCAAGCACCTGGCCCTGGTCGAGTCCGGCTACTTCGGCGCCACGTTCGGCCGCCCGTTCCCGCGCGAGGAACCGTGGATGACCGACGAGACCGAGCTGAACATCGACATGTACGCCAAGGCCGACGAGTCCCGCGAGCACATCGTCGGTCTGTACAAGGAGGTGTGGGCCCACTCCGACGAGACGATCGAGAGCCTGCCACTCGACGCGCCGGGCACAGTGCCTTGGTGGGCCGAGGACAAGCGTCAGGTCACACTGCACCGCATCCTGTCCCATGTGATCGCGGAGACGCACCGGCACGCGGGTCACGCCGACATCGTCCGGGAACTGATCGACGGCTTCGTCGGGCACCGCCAGGGCACCGACAACATGGCGACGCACGAGGAGTCGTGGTGGGTCTCCTACCGGGAGAAGGTCGAGCAGGAGGCCCGCGCGGCGGGTGCCAGTTGA
- a CDS encoding DMT family transporter, with protein MTAQDNVTRSGRITAATLLGLLGITAFSLSLPSTRFAVDGLSPWFVAFGRAVGAGVLAAAYLAAVRAPRPTPAQWRRLAIVAFGVVIGFPLCTSIALTQATAAHGAIVIALLPAVTAVFGVLRGGERPSPRFWLSAGAGLAAVLVFIAVSGGAQGGFRSADLWFLAAVLVCGLAYAEGGVLARELGGARTICWALILSLPVTVPLSLVATDGLATAPAHAWWGFAYVTVISMFLGFFAWYAALARGGVARVAQVQALQPVLTLVWSAVLLDEHVDPLSVGVGLVVLACVVATQRTR; from the coding sequence ATGACGGCACAGGATAACGTTACTCGGTCCGGACGGATAACGGCCGCGACACTGCTCGGCCTGCTCGGCATCACCGCCTTCAGCTTGTCGTTGCCCAGCACCAGATTCGCGGTGGACGGGCTGTCACCGTGGTTCGTCGCGTTCGGCCGCGCCGTCGGCGCCGGTGTGCTCGCCGCCGCCTACCTGGCCGCCGTCCGCGCACCCCGACCGACACCGGCGCAGTGGCGGCGGCTCGCGATCGTGGCGTTCGGCGTCGTGATCGGGTTCCCGCTGTGCACCTCCATCGCCCTCACCCAGGCGACGGCGGCGCACGGCGCGATCGTGATCGCCCTCCTGCCCGCCGTGACGGCCGTGTTCGGCGTGCTGCGCGGCGGCGAACGCCCGTCACCCCGCTTCTGGCTGTCGGCCGGCGCCGGGCTCGCGGCGGTGCTGGTGTTCATCGCCGTGTCGGGTGGAGCCCAGGGCGGCTTCCGGAGCGCCGACCTGTGGTTCCTCGCCGCCGTGCTCGTGTGCGGACTCGCCTACGCCGAAGGCGGCGTGCTGGCCCGTGAACTCGGCGGCGCCCGGACGATCTGCTGGGCGCTGATCCTCTCCCTTCCGGTCACCGTTCCGCTGTCACTGGTCGCCACCGACGGCCTCGCCACCGCTCCCGCGCACGCGTGGTGGGGATTCGCCTACGTCACCGTGATCTCCATGTTCCTCGGGTTCTTCGCCTGGTACGCCGCGCTGGCCCGGGGCGGGGTCGCCCGAGTCGCCCAGGTCCAGGCCCTGCAACCGGTGCTCACGCTGGTGTGGTCGGCGGTGCTGCTGGACGAGCACGTCGACCCGCTGAGCGTGGGCGTCGGTCTGGTGGTCCTGGCCTGCGTGGTCGCGACGCAACGCACGCGGTGA
- a CDS encoding response regulator transcription factor, which translates to MARVFLVDDHEVVRIGVRELLNSGDDLEVVGEAGSVAEALARVPGSGADVAVLDVRLPDGNGIELCRELRSLMPELHCLMLTSFTDDEALFDAIMAGASGFVLKRILGNDLHNAVRTVAAGGSLLDARSTAALLDRIRREREQGDPLRVLTDQERVVLDHIGQGLTNRQIAEKMFLAEKTVKNYVSHLLAKLGLERRTQAAVLSNKLRKPAIHPEE; encoded by the coding sequence GTGGCACGCGTGTTCCTGGTCGACGACCACGAGGTCGTGCGGATCGGCGTGAGGGAACTGCTCAACAGCGGCGACGACCTGGAGGTCGTCGGCGAGGCGGGCTCGGTCGCCGAGGCGTTGGCCCGGGTGCCGGGCAGCGGCGCCGACGTGGCCGTGCTGGACGTGCGACTGCCCGACGGCAACGGCATCGAGCTGTGCCGGGAGCTGCGGTCGCTGATGCCCGAGCTGCACTGCCTGATGCTCACCTCGTTCACCGACGACGAGGCCCTGTTCGACGCGATCATGGCGGGCGCGTCCGGGTTCGTGCTCAAGCGCATCCTGGGCAACGACCTGCACAACGCCGTGCGCACGGTCGCGGCCGGCGGATCGCTGCTGGACGCCCGGTCGACCGCCGCGCTGCTCGACCGCATCCGCCGCGAACGCGAGCAGGGCGACCCGCTCCGGGTGCTGACCGACCAGGAACGCGTGGTGCTCGACCACATCGGGCAGGGGCTGACCAACCGGCAGATCGCCGAGAAGATGTTCCTGGCCGAGAAGACGGTCAAGAACTACGTCTCGCACCTGCTGGCGAAGCTCGGCCTGGAGCGCCGCACGCAGGCGGCCGTGCTGTCCAACAAGCTGCGCAAGCCCGCCATCCACCCGGAGGAGTGA
- a CDS encoding serine/threonine-protein kinase, which translates to MVDRTVAGRYRLTEKLGAGGMGVVWRAEDTRLRRIVAVKELLARNGFDEESTRRAVREARIAARLQHSNVIALYDVVEDEGHPWLVMEYLPAKSLSAVISERGTLPADEVRRIAVQLAEGLAAAHKAGVVHRDVKPGNVLVTEFGTVKVTDFGTSRAADEATVTSSGLLVGTPAYLAPEVAQGSPADFPADVFGLGATLYAALEGSPPFGEDTNAIALLHRAAAGTFPAPENAGALEPVLLRLLDADPGARPTMAEAARMLQEISVEPVTVLASPTPVEAEPTRVVPPAKATTELPEPEPESEPEPEPVVEEEDPQRKRFALVAVVLIMVVVGTVAFLITRSRGKDDKAADTTTTTTGQTVATSAPPTSDAGQPPPQGETPVTSTTSEAPPPTTVPPAAVTPDKALVDYYALLPGNIDAAFPTLTESFRNGRGVDYDYYRNFWAGYSAVSLSNVQVVGENQVSATVNYTDLSGAQKSENNLFTLVKSGDKWLIDNQVGI; encoded by the coding sequence GTGGTCGACCGCACGGTCGCCGGCAGGTACCGGCTGACGGAGAAGCTCGGCGCGGGTGGCATGGGCGTCGTGTGGCGTGCCGAGGACACCCGGCTCCGGCGCATCGTCGCCGTCAAGGAACTCTTGGCGCGCAACGGTTTCGATGAGGAGTCGACCCGACGGGCGGTGCGCGAGGCCCGCATCGCGGCCCGCCTCCAGCACTCCAACGTGATCGCCCTCTACGACGTGGTCGAGGACGAGGGCCACCCGTGGCTGGTCATGGAGTACCTGCCGGCCAAGAGCCTGTCGGCGGTGATCTCCGAACGCGGCACGCTGCCCGCCGACGAGGTCCGCCGCATCGCCGTCCAACTCGCCGAAGGGCTCGCCGCCGCCCACAAGGCCGGTGTCGTGCACCGCGACGTCAAGCCCGGCAACGTCCTGGTCACCGAGTTCGGCACGGTCAAGGTCACCGACTTCGGCACGTCCCGGGCCGCCGACGAGGCGACCGTGACCTCGTCGGGCCTGCTCGTCGGCACGCCCGCCTACCTGGCGCCCGAGGTGGCCCAGGGCTCGCCGGCTGACTTCCCGGCCGACGTGTTCGGGCTCGGTGCCACGCTTTACGCGGCGCTGGAGGGCAGTCCGCCGTTCGGCGAGGACACCAACGCCATCGCGTTGCTGCACCGGGCCGCGGCGGGGACCTTTCCGGCGCCGGAGAACGCCGGTGCGCTCGAACCCGTGCTGCTGCGCCTGCTCGACGCGGACCCCGGGGCCCGGCCGACGATGGCCGAGGCGGCGCGCATGCTCCAGGAGATCTCGGTCGAGCCTGTGACCGTCCTGGCCTCGCCGACGCCCGTGGAAGCCGAGCCGACCCGCGTCGTGCCGCCGGCCAAGGCGACCACCGAGTTGCCGGAGCCCGAACCCGAGTCGGAACCGGAACCCGAGCCGGTCGTCGAGGAGGAGGACCCGCAGCGCAAGCGGTTCGCCCTGGTCGCCGTCGTGCTGATCATGGTCGTGGTGGGCACGGTCGCGTTCCTGATCACCCGTAGCCGGGGCAAGGACGACAAGGCCGCGGACACCACCACGACGACGACCGGGCAGACGGTCGCCACGTCCGCCCCGCCGACGTCGGACGCCGGACAGCCGCCCCCGCAGGGCGAGACTCCCGTGACGAGCACGACCTCGGAGGCACCGCCGCCGACGACCGTCCCGCCGGCCGCCGTCACGCCAGACAAAGCGCTCGTCGACTACTACGCCCTGTTGCCCGGCAACATCGACGCGGCGTTCCCCACGCTCACCGAGTCGTTCCGCAACGGGCGCGGCGTCGACTACGACTACTACCGGAACTTCTGGGCCGGATACAGCGCGGTCTCGCTCTCGAACGTCCAGGTGGTCGGCGAGAACCAGGTGTCCGCCACCGTCAACTACACCGACCTCAGCGGCGCGCAGAAGTCCGAGAACAACCTCTTCACGCTGGTCAAGTCCGGCGACAAGTGGCTGATCGACAACCAGGTCGGGATCTGA
- a CDS encoding OsmC family protein, translating into MTTDVALNRVDIAAVGALVSAVRDDPSRAATTWAAHVRWQGGFTSESKVRGFDPVPSDEPAALGGGDTAPNPVEQLLGALGNCLAVGYAANATVAGIALDSLEIDVKGDVDLHVFLGLAEGHAGFDSITARVRIKSGAPQADLEALHAKVIASSPVGHTLGAAVPVTIELA; encoded by the coding sequence ATGACCACCGACGTTGCCCTCAACAGGGTAGACATCGCCGCCGTCGGCGCCCTCGTCTCCGCCGTCCGCGACGACCCGAGCCGGGCCGCCACCACCTGGGCCGCCCACGTCCGCTGGCAGGGCGGCTTCACCTCCGAGTCCAAGGTGCGCGGCTTCGACCCCGTGCCGTCCGACGAACCCGCCGCGCTGGGCGGCGGCGACACCGCGCCCAACCCGGTGGAGCAGTTGCTCGGCGCGCTGGGCAACTGCCTCGCGGTCGGCTACGCGGCCAACGCCACCGTCGCCGGCATCGCGCTGGACAGCCTGGAGATCGACGTGAAGGGCGACGTCGACCTGCACGTGTTCCTGGGCCTGGCCGAGGGACACGCCGGTTTCGACTCGATCACCGCCCGCGTGCGGATCAAGTCGGGCGCACCGCAGGCCGACCTGGAAGCCCTGCACGCCAAGGTGATCGCGTCGTCCCCGGTCGGTCACACGCTGGGCGCGGCGGTCCCGGTGACGATCGAACTCGCCTGA
- a CDS encoding universal stress protein, which translates to MGAPILVGVDGSESALDAVRWAAAEAARRGVGLDLVHVYPTPVRGYPQVVLTGGEVRRALEEAGREHLERARALVADVPVTVEVVPGDAAATLVGRSAAASCVVVGSRGLGGFTGLLIGSVAVALAAHARCPVVVVRGTEAVDGPVVVGVDGSPTAEAAVAYAFEEASLRGVGLVAVLAWTDALVDGPLGERFGADWAAVEAGEHRVLAERLAGWGAKYPDVAVTRAVVRELPVRALLDHAAGASLLVAGTRGRGGFAGLLLGSTSQALIHHAPCPLAVVRPAAE; encoded by the coding sequence ATGGGTGCGCCGATCTTGGTGGGAGTCGACGGCTCGGAATCGGCGCTGGACGCCGTGCGCTGGGCGGCGGCCGAGGCCGCGCGACGGGGTGTCGGCCTGGACCTGGTGCACGTGTACCCGACGCCCGTGCGCGGCTATCCGCAGGTCGTGCTGACCGGCGGCGAGGTGCGGCGCGCGTTGGAGGAAGCCGGTCGCGAGCACCTGGAACGCGCGCGGGCACTGGTCGCCGACGTGCCGGTGACCGTCGAGGTCGTGCCCGGCGACGCGGCGGCCACGCTGGTCGGGCGGTCGGCCGCCGCGTCCTGCGTCGTGGTCGGTTCGCGCGGGCTCGGCGGGTTCACCGGTCTGCTGATCGGGTCCGTCGCCGTGGCGCTGGCCGCGCACGCCCGGTGCCCGGTGGTGGTCGTGCGCGGGACCGAGGCGGTGGACGGGCCCGTGGTCGTGGGCGTCGACGGTTCGCCGACGGCCGAGGCCGCGGTGGCATACGCGTTCGAGGAGGCTTCGCTTCGTGGTGTCGGACTGGTCGCGGTGTTGGCGTGGACGGACGCGTTGGTCGACGGTCCGCTGGGCGAGCGCTTCGGCGCCGACTGGGCGGCCGTCGAGGCGGGCGAGCACCGGGTGCTCGCCGAACGCCTGGCCGGGTGGGGCGCGAAGTACCCGGACGTGGCCGTGACCCGTGCGGTGGTACGGGAACTGCCGGTGCGCGCGTTGCTCGACCACGCGGCCGGCGCGTCGCTGCTGGTGGCCGGCACTCGCGGTCGGGGCGGGTTCGCGGGACTGCTGCTCGGCTCGACCAGCCAGGCCCTGATCCACCACGCGCCGTGCCCGTTGGCGGTCGTCCGGCCGGCCGCGGAGTAG